Below is a genomic region from Eubacterium sp. 1001713B170207_170306_E7.
TGTTGGGGTGAACCATATTGAGCATGGATTTGAGCGTCGTACTTTTTCCCGCCCCGTTTTTTCCAATAAAGCCCATAATACTTCCCTGCTTTACGTCAAAGGAAACATTTTTCAGCTCAAAAGCCGGGTATTTTTTGTTCAGATTTTTTACAGATAACAGATTCATCTATTCCTCGCCCCTTTTCACCGCGTCCATGATCTGGGCGGCAAGTTCCATAAAGACATCTTCCTTTACAATGGCAATGCCTGCCCTTTCGGGGTCTTCGTCACCGAGAACCATGAGCCGGTCGCCAGGTTTTATATCAAAAATTTCGCGCGCCTTTTTGGGGATAACAATCTGCCCGCGTTCTCCTACGCTTACACAGCCAAACATATGCTTATCCTTTGGCGGAATCGCCAAGCCATCCTTTTCTTTTTCATTATAATTTACCAGGTCATCCAGACTCACATTGTACAGCTCAGCCAGAGCGTTACAGTTGATAATATCCGGCGTACTTTCGCCGCTTTCCCATTTTGCCACGGCCTGACGGCTGACGCCGATTCCAGACGCGACTTCCTCCTGGGTATACTGGTTCATTTTCCGGAGTGCTGTCAGATTCATACTTAACTGATTTTTCATATTTTACATACCTCCTGATACTCATTTTAACAGAATCCTTCGGATTGTCCACCAACCGACATTAACAAAATATGTTTGCTTTGGTTGCATTAAAAAAAGATGCCCGGAGGCATCCTTTAAGCTTCTACCTGTTTTTTGCTGATGACGGCTTTAGTTTCCCACTTTTTACTGCGGTAACGGATATAATTGACCACCAGGCCAACACCCCATCCCATGGGGATGGACCACCAGATCGCGCTGGAGCCAATCATACCTGCCAGAATATAGGCTGCCGCGATACGGACAACAAAGTTTGACAGCGAGCCCATCATAAAGGCTGTGGCGTCTCCCGCGCCGCGCAGCACGCTGCCAGCCGAGAACATCAGCCCCATGACCACATAAAATACCGAAACGATGCGGATATACTCCACGCCGACCTGGATCACCCCCGCGTCTGCCACAGAATCTACAAACGCGCCAATAAAGGCATCCCCGAATAAAAAGATCAGGCCAGAGATCGCGAGGCACATGATCACGACGATCAGAATCGTTACTTTAAAGCCTTCATAAACCCGTTCTGTGCGGCCGGCGCCAATGTTCTGCGCCGTAAAGGTCGATAAGGACATGGTCGTGCTGAGCAGTGGCTGGATCGCGATGGAGTCGATCTTGGTCGCTGCGGTATACCCCGCGATAAATACCGATCCAAAGCTGTTGACCAGCCCCTGAATCGCCATCATCGAGAAGGATACAATACACTGCTGTACCGTTGAAGGGATCGCATAGGCCAGCAGGTCTTTCAGCATTTTAAAATCGAAAACACAGTCTTCTTTTTGAAGCTTGAGCACCGGCACCTTAAAATAAACATAAATCAGACAGGTAACTGCCGATACACCCTGTGCGATCAGCGTGGCCCAGGCCACGCCGGCCACACCCATGTTAAAATAAATCACAAACAATAAATCCAGTACAATATTTAAAAGAGCCGCGACAATCAAAAAATACAGGGGCGTTTTTGAATCCCCCACAGCACGGCATATCGCGGCCAGGCCGTTGTAGGTAAACAGAAAAATGCAGCCCATATAATAGATATTTATATAGGTGGATGCCCCCTCATAAATGTTGGCCGGCGTCTGGATTAAATGCAGAAGCCAGTCCGAGATGGCAAGCCCCAGCACACAGACCACAGCCCCGACAGCCAGGATGAAAACCATGCTGGTGAATACCGCCCGGCGCATGTTTTTCTTGTCTCCCGCGCCGAAATACTGGGAAATAAGTACTGAGCAGCCCATGCTCAATCCCATGGCGATCGCGACCAGCAAAAATACCATCGCCGCTGTCGAGCCGACCGCCGCCAGCGCATCTGCGCCCACATAATTCCCAACGATAACGGTATCCACAATATTGTAAAGCTGCTGAAAAATGTTGCCGAGCAGCATGGGCAGCATAAAGATCATTAGAATTTTTGCCGGCTTTCCCTGGGTCATATCATTAACCATAAATTTTCACTCTCCTCCAAGGTTCATATTTTCAGGACGGTCCGCCTCAACCTTCGCTTTCCTGATTAAGCTTCCAAACTTTTACCGCGATTCTCTCTGACAGCTCAGCAAACAGGGCTCTTTCCTCCTCTGTAAACTCTGCCATCACCTCTTCTTCCAGCTGCCGCCGGCTTTCCTTAATCGCCACCGCTGCTCTGGTACCGGCCTCGGTCAGGTAAACACACTTTTCGCGCTTGCTTTCACAGCTGGTTTCCCGTTTAATAAATCCCATTTCCTCCAGTACAGACAGGGTTTTGGCCACCGTGGCTTTATTAAACTGAAAAAAACGTACAATGGCATGCTGGTTGACACCATCCTTGCGCTTTAAATACAAAAGAATAGACTGCTCTGTATTATTGAGCCGCAGACCGCTCAGGCGTTTTTGAAATAAAATGGCGCTGTGGCGGTAAATGATTGAGATATTTTTAAAAAACATCGTTTCCTCCATATCGTTTGGCCGTAAACAGTTTCTTTTTAAACAGTTTACGTATAAACTATTTTAAATTGAACTTTCTATTTTGTCAATAAAAAAAACAGGCAATTTGCCTGTTTTTCGTTTTCTAATTTTGACTGCCCAGCAGATTTTTAAGCTCAGGTATGTATGACTGAAGTGAAGCAGCCGTACTCTTTATCTGTTCGTTGGCCGAGGACAGCGCGTCATAATCCTTGTTCTCGATGCCGGTTTTATAGGCTGCTACTGCTGGTTTAAGCTGATTCGCCACGCTGGTCAGCTTGCTGTGAAGATCGGTATAATCCTGAGGCACCTTATCGTAGCTGACAATGGCGTCACAGGCCTTGTCAACCTGGTCGAGCTGCTTTTCCATGTCCGACACCCATGATGCGTCTGACAGAGAAGCCTCGGTAAAATCAGAAAGCTTATCCTGAATGCTCTGTACCGTGCTGGTCATGGAAGTAAACTGTCCGCCCAGAAAACCAAGATACTCAGCCTTTCCCGCTGGTCCGTCCTTGCTGCCGCAGCCGGTAAGGATCAAGGAGGTTACAAGCACCGCCAGAGTAGACGCAAACAGCCTGTTTTTAACTTTCATGACGCCCTCCACAGCCACCGCAGCTGCCACAGCCCTTCCCGGATGCTCTGCAGCACGCAGCGATTGTATCTTCTGTTATGCCGAACCAATTGGCAATCTCAGTGTTGGATGGATAGCCCCCCTGCTTTACCAGCACGCCGTCGATCAGGGTAATCGGCAAAACCTCCGGTCCTTCCGCATCCAGCAGATTCTCAACCATTTCGTTTTCGGCAAAATCTTTTTTCATTCCAATTATATCATAGCGCTTCACCGTTTCCCCGGCGTTAACAAGTGCCTGAATCACCGCGTCCATACGCGCGTCTTCATCCGACACGTCGATGGCCGCCGGCTCGAAAAGCTCTAATACTTTCATTCGAATCCTCCCATTATATGATACTTCCATTGTAACACTGAAATCTTAATAAATTCAGTTAAAAGTAAATATATAAATGTGAAGACTGCAAAAAAACAGCCCTGCTATCATTAGCAGGGCTGTTTTAATTCCTTTAAAGCAGTGCTCCCAGAATATCCTCTCTGCCCGCCACACTGCCATGCCCCGGCAAAAACTGCTGACAGTTTGTTTCAAGCAGCTTCTGTAAGGAATTTCTCAGCTGCGCCTCATCGTTGGCAAAGGGCGGATAGACCTGCCCGTTCCGATGGATAATCGCGTCGCCTACCAACGCAATATCCTCATTCAAAATCAGGCTCATGGATCCTTTTGTGTGGCCCGGTGTGTGCAGCACACGCATTCCCGGCGCAATGTACTGCCCATTTTCAACCGCCATCACATTTCTGCAGGGCTCAAAGCAGGTCCAAAGGCCAAGAGCCCCCGCCGCGCTGACAACTTTTCTGGTAAGAGGAAGGGTTCCACGCGGCAGCGGGCAGCAGCTGTCCCGAAGGGCTGTCCGTTCATGGGCGTGTACGTAGACCAGACAGTTGAATTTCTTCTGCAAACAGGCGGCATTCCCCACATGGTCGGTATGGACGTGGGTTAAAATAATGCCGTCAAGCCCGCCGATCCCCAGCTTTTTAAGCTGGCGCTCAATGCTCTGTCGCTCCATCGTCACACTGGTATCCACCAGATAGACAGCGCTGCCGCATTGAACCACATAACAATTGCATCTTAATGTATTTAAACGCTCAATGGCCATTCCGCCTGAAGTCGTCCATCTTTTCATTTTTGTCATTCACCCCTTTCTGCAAAACTCAGTCTTTTCATCCTGTCTTGACAGGCTGCCCGGGCAGGCGTACAATGAACCCATTCTGATGACAAGTGAGGATAAACATGGAACCCATCTACGCTACCGATATTTATGAATATCTGCCCCACAGCAACTGCAAGCGCTGCGGTGAGGATAACTGCATGGCCTTTGCCGACAAGCTGTCCAAAAACGAAGCCAATCTCAGCAGCTGTGCTCCGCTCCGCCTCCCTGAGCAGGAACAGAAACGAAAAGCCGTCGAGGAAATGCTGAAAAAATGACGTGACGTTATTTTCTCACGTACATTTTTCTGCAAAGCCGCCCCGTTTCACCCACCTGCACATACCGGAACAAAACTGACAACATCGCCGGCTCCCAGCGCTGTGCGCATTCCCCTGTGCAGATTCACATTATCGCCGTTCAGCAGGATCAGGCACCGCCTGGCTTTTGCCGCCGCCTCTTTTCCGTGGGCGGCTTTTATTTTTGTAAGCACCGCTTTAACATTTTTGGCCTCGATACTTTCCTGCGCTGTACCCGTCGACGCTCTCAGCGCCCCGAAATATTTTACTGTGATCATAGGCTTTCAAGCCCCAGACGCCTGAGTGTCGAAGCTTTCGGCACACCGTGTTCATCCCAACCTCTTACTTTATAATACACCGGCAGCATGGTTTCCAGATCCACTCTGGTGCTGGCGTCCTCCGGCTCCTGGAGTTCGTCGGTCAAACGTCCCGGCAGACTGTCATCCTCCGCTGTCAGGCCTTCCCGCAGATTAAACAGGCGCTCAATGGTAAATCCCCGCTCCCCGGCCTGGAGAAACTCACCAGTCGTCATGCGTATGCCTGTGGCAAGCTCAATGGCTTTACAGTGGGGCATCAGGTACATAGTTTTAACAGGCAGCAGTCCCGGCATCAGCGGCCACATATTTCCAAGGACTCCACGGGCCATAATCATGGCCTTACCCGCTGTATGGGTTACCGGACTGACTGGCCCCATATGATATAAAATTGACGGGATCATGGTCTGCATGGTGAACAGGCAAAAGCCTGCCGCCGAACCAGCCTCCATACCATTCTGCATAAAAGCTGTGAGCTCCGGCTTACCCTTTGTTCCCTGTGCGCCGACACTCATTACACCCACTGATTCCATCAGCGCAAGATAGCCGCCGTTCAGATGACAGCCTCCGCGGTTGGAGGTCGCATAACCGAGTCCCATGCCCACCGAACGCCGCGGCTCATAGGACGCCAGCTCCATGCCTTTGGCATTAATCGCAAAAGCTTTGCCGCCGTACTTTTCTGCCAGACGGGCGCTGCCCTCAGCCAGCTCACCGCCAACTCCCTGCCGGTAAGCAATTTTCTCAATTATTGCCATCAAGTTTCCGGTTTCACCAAAGCGCAGGCCAAAATCGGCCATTCCTTTTTCCTGGAGCTCCATCGCAAAAGCCAGTGTACCTGCCAATGAAATT
It encodes:
- a CDS encoding helix-turn-helix domain-containing protein, which produces MKNQLSMNLTALRKMNQYTQEEVASGIGVSRQAVAKWESGESTPDIINCNALAELYNVSLDDLVNYNEKEKDGLAIPPKDKHMFGCVSVGERGQIVIPKKAREIFDIKPGDRLMVLGDEDPERAGIAIVKEDVFMELAAQIMDAVKRGEE
- a CDS encoding MATE family efflux transporter, which produces MVNDMTQGKPAKILMIFMLPMLLGNIFQQLYNIVDTVIVGNYVGADALAAVGSTAAMVFLLVAIAMGLSMGCSVLISQYFGAGDKKNMRRAVFTSMVFILAVGAVVCVLGLAISDWLLHLIQTPANIYEGASTYINIYYMGCIFLFTYNGLAAICRAVGDSKTPLYFLIVAALLNIVLDLLFVIYFNMGVAGVAWATLIAQGVSAVTCLIYVYFKVPVLKLQKEDCVFDFKMLKDLLAYAIPSTVQQCIVSFSMMAIQGLVNSFGSVFIAGYTAATKIDSIAIQPLLSTTMSLSTFTAQNIGAGRTERVYEGFKVTILIVVIMCLAISGLIFLFGDAFIGAFVDSVADAGVIQVGVEYIRIVSVFYVVMGLMFSAGSVLRGAGDATAFMMGSLSNFVVRIAAAYILAGMIGSSAIWWSIPMGWGVGLVVNYIRYRSKKWETKAVISKKQVEA
- a CDS encoding MarR family transcriptional regulator; protein product: MFFKNISIIYRHSAILFQKRLSGLRLNNTEQSILLYLKRKDGVNQHAIVRFFQFNKATVAKTLSVLEEMGFIKRETSCESKREKCVYLTEAGTRAAVAIKESRRQLEEEVMAEFTEEERALFAELSERIAVKVWKLNQESEG
- a CDS encoding DUF6376 family protein, which produces MKVKNRLFASTLAVLVTSLILTGCGSKDGPAGKAEYLGFLGGQFTSMTSTVQSIQDKLSDFTEASLSDASWVSDMEKQLDQVDKACDAIVSYDKVPQDYTDLHSKLTSVANQLKPAVAAYKTGIENKDYDALSSANEQIKSTAASLQSYIPELKNLLGSQN
- a CDS encoding arsenic metallochaperone ArsD family protein yields the protein MKVLELFEPAAIDVSDEDARMDAVIQALVNAGETVKRYDIIGMKKDFAENEMVENLLDAEGPEVLPITLIDGVLVKQGGYPSNTEIANWFGITEDTIAACCRASGKGCGSCGGCGGRHES
- a CDS encoding MBL fold metallo-hydrolase; amino-acid sequence: MTKMKRWTTSGGMAIERLNTLRCNCYVVQCGSAVYLVDTSVTMERQSIERQLKKLGIGGLDGIILTHVHTDHVGNAACLQKKFNCLVYVHAHERTALRDSCCPLPRGTLPLTRKVVSAAGALGLWTCFEPCRNVMAVENGQYIAPGMRVLHTPGHTKGSMSLILNEDIALVGDAIIHRNGQVYPPFANDEAQLRNSLQKLLETNCQQFLPGHGSVAGREDILGALL
- a CDS encoding (Fe-S)-binding protein yields the protein MEPIYATDIYEYLPHSNCKRCGEDNCMAFADKLSKNEANLSSCAPLRLPEQEQKRKAVEEMLKK
- a CDS encoding MoaD family protein translates to MITVKYFGALRASTGTAQESIEAKNVKAVLTKIKAAHGKEAAAKARRCLILLNGDNVNLHRGMRTALGAGDVVSFVPVCAGG